The proteins below are encoded in one region of Mya arenaria isolate MELC-2E11 chromosome 15, ASM2691426v1:
- the LOC128220382 gene encoding protein FAM124A-like → MTQGLLRSITMDTYLRRTYAHKKAAEKDDFPFWDYRSRRGPLSCSNSSYSSTSSCDGSSISSISSRSESGSESISLSEHSDIDSLSPCDQHKMSIQFVTDSTEISSLEEVYQPIVNWIDPDLHILKITDKSECVDNEITSFDRTGARLPSVAMMVFLQEDGMVGFERIQSVKRYFEKSPWKFHHSEQVNKGAINPYPYNSRDFYYTAEELPLCAVRQVHTGKEFFRTVLFVSESNWTQMMQFYKLILGCEPDMKRDDFCLFTVSSYPNFDIQLALKKLQGDTKPRPLECVRLQFRVGDISNIMSLLPNVCRPLSDTRWQTTDNDGNVVILETPRYLTNSTFIDRCSLSERGSISGRSSRTDSFSQQTRNQNETGIQRERVRASLESRRKTSPQTQRSRSVLVDQKLVDKLKQENLAFRQQTMAAIREHHRHLDRTVTGETACSPSATCDPYVTKTDTENVPEVGQSFYV, encoded by the exons GTCTCGCCGCGGCCCGCTGTCCTGCTCCAACTCCAGCTACTCTTCAACCTCCTCGTGTGATG GCAGCAGCATCTCCTCCATAAGCTCCCGATCGGAGTCCGGAAGTGAGAGTATCAGTCTCTCGGAGCACTCGGACATTGACTCCCTATCCCCCTGTGATCAACACAAGATGTCTATCCAGTTTGTTACGGACTCAACCGAGATTTCCTCACTGGAGGAAGTCTATCAACCAATCGTAAACTGGATTGACCCAGATTTGCATATTCTAAAAATAACTGACAAATCAGAATGCGTTGACAATGAAATTACGTCATTTGACAGAACAGGTGCGCGTTTGCCGAGTGTGGCTATGATGGTGTTCCTTCAGGAAGATGGAATGGTAGGGTTTGAAAGAATACAGTCAGTAAAAAGATACTTTGAGAAATCCCCTTGGAAGTTCCACCATTCCGAACAAGTTAATAAAGGTGCTATAAACCCTTATCCATATAACAGTCGGGATTTCTATTACACAGCGGAGGAACTTCCATTGTGTGCAGTGCGGCAGGTGCACACTGGTAAGGAATTCTTCCGCACGGTACTATTCGTTAGTGAATCGAACTGGACACAAATGATGCAGTTCTATAAACTAATTCTCGGTTGTGAACCGGACATGAAACGAGACGATTTTTGTCTATTCACGGTGTCTTCGTATCCAAACTTTGACATTCAGCTCGCCCTAAAGAAGCTCCAAGGAGACACGAAACCGAGGCCACTAGAATGTGTTCGTTTACAGTTCCGTGTTGGTGATATAAGCAACATTATGTCTCTTTTGCCAAACGTCTGCAGGCCCTTATCAGATACGCGATGGCAGACGACAGATAACGACGGTAACGTCGTCATTCTTGAGACGCCACGTTACTTAACCAACAGTACGTTCATTGACAGGTGTTCATTATCAGAGCGAGGCTCTATATCAGGAAGAAGTTCTAGAACTGACTCGTTCTCACAGCAGACGAGAAATCAAAACGAGACTGGAATTCAGCGCGAACGTGTGCGCGCGAGTTTGGAAAGCAGACGAAAAACTAGCCCTCAAACTCAGCGATCTAGGTCAGTGCTGGTTGACCAGAAACTTGTGGATAAACTAAAACAAGAGAATCTAGCGTTTAGGCAGCAGACGATGGCGGCAATCCGGGAGCACCACCGCCACCTGGACCGCACCGTCACAGGAGAAACAGCGTGCTCGCCTTCCGCTACATGTGACCCATATGTGACTAAAACTGACACCGAGAATGTGCCGGAAGTGGGACAAAGCTTCTATGTGTAA